Proteins co-encoded in one Bremerella sp. TYQ1 genomic window:
- a CDS encoding ABC transporter ATP-binding protein, with the protein MTQLLDASPVLEVRDLKVHFPVRRGNWFASKTEVVRAVDGVSFDVKPGETFGLVGESGCGKSTTARAIMNLVKPTDGTIHLNGKQIDHLSPASMRQHRSDLQMIFQDPYASLNPRMTVGTIIGEPLSIFGLKSGIDRKLEVMRLMDVVGLNPRFVNRYPHEFSGGQRQRIGIARALAARPKVIVCDEPISALDVSIQAQVINLLMDLQQKLGVAYVFIAHDLSVVRHISHRIGVMYLGRIVELSESRELFQRPMHPYTQALLSAIPVPDPDIERKRQRIVLQGEVPSPDTFYPGCPFADRCPIVQPEKCTSSVPPLEGTPHPAACFFSGEMTVEGSASS; encoded by the coding sequence ATGACTCAGTTATTAGACGCCTCTCCCGTTCTCGAAGTCCGCGACTTGAAAGTTCACTTTCCGGTTCGTCGCGGCAATTGGTTCGCTTCGAAGACGGAAGTCGTGCGCGCTGTCGATGGCGTTTCGTTCGACGTTAAGCCTGGCGAGACGTTTGGCCTGGTGGGGGAAAGTGGTTGCGGAAAGTCGACCACCGCGCGGGCCATTATGAACCTGGTCAAGCCAACCGATGGGACGATCCATTTAAACGGCAAGCAGATCGATCATCTCTCGCCGGCCAGTATGCGGCAGCATCGCAGCGACTTGCAAATGATCTTTCAAGATCCCTACGCGTCGCTCAATCCTCGCATGACAGTGGGGACAATTATCGGCGAACCGTTGTCGATTTTTGGACTGAAGTCAGGCATTGATCGCAAGCTGGAAGTGATGCGTCTGATGGATGTCGTGGGGCTAAACCCACGATTTGTGAATCGCTATCCGCACGAATTTTCCGGCGGCCAGCGGCAACGAATCGGTATCGCGCGGGCACTGGCAGCTCGTCCAAAAGTGATTGTCTGTGACGAACCGATCTCGGCGCTCGACGTTTCGATTCAGGCCCAAGTGATCAATCTGCTGATGGATCTTCAGCAGAAGTTGGGGGTCGCGTATGTCTTTATTGCTCACGACTTGAGCGTCGTGCGACATATCTCGCACCGAATTGGCGTGATGTATTTGGGGCGAATCGTCGAGCTTTCGGAATCGCGAGAACTGTTCCAGCGACCGATGCACCCTTACACGCAGGCTTTGCTTTCAGCGATTCCGGTTCCCGATCCTGATATCGAACGAAAGCGTCAGCGGATTGTTTTGCAGGGGGAAGTTCCTTCGCCAGATACGTTTTACCCCGGCTGTCCATTCGCCGATCGTTGCCCGATCGTTCAACCTGAAAAGTGCACCTCGAGCGTGCCGCCTCTGGAAGGAACGCCTCATCCGGCCGCGTGCTTCTTTTCCGGAGAGATGACCGTCGAAGGTTCCGCGAGCAGCTAA
- a CDS encoding M20 family metallopeptidase, protein MSRFREFGQVVAALFLISGFGISPATLQAEPPTQKSDPVKAWTSQQLEPLIEVYRDFHANPELSFEEKETAQRLGGLLEQAGYDVTPGIGGHGLVAILKNGDGPTVMLRTDLDGLPVTEATELIYASQKEVTLEDGTKSGVMHACGHDIHMTNVVGAARYMASHRDQWHGTLMIIGQPAEEKGEGAKAMLADGLFDRFQKPDYAIALHVDPNLPTGTVGYRSGYAMANVDSVDIFVQGKGGHGAHPDATVDPIVQAAQLILDLQTIVSREVIPTEPAVITVGAIHGGTKHNVIGNECHLQLTVRSYGEKVRRQLLEAIQRKAKAVAISYRAPEPKILISEGTPSLFNDKELTWRIVRNFNRTFGDDKVVPVDPSMGGEDFSRYGIAGVPIFMYRLGSVDAKRLARFEQLGQEPPSLHSPLYYPDAEACLQTGVTATVIALLELFEKKPEAK, encoded by the coding sequence ATGAGTCGGTTTCGAGAATTTGGGCAAGTCGTCGCGGCACTATTCCTGATCAGCGGGTTCGGTATTTCCCCCGCCACTCTTCAGGCAGAGCCCCCCACGCAGAAATCAGATCCGGTCAAAGCTTGGACCAGCCAACAACTGGAACCGCTGATCGAAGTTTATCGAGACTTCCACGCGAATCCAGAATTGTCGTTCGAGGAAAAAGAAACCGCTCAGCGTTTGGGCGGACTCCTTGAGCAAGCAGGATACGACGTCACTCCAGGCATCGGCGGCCATGGATTGGTGGCCATTCTCAAAAATGGTGATGGTCCAACCGTTATGCTGCGGACCGATCTCGACGGTCTTCCGGTCACTGAAGCTACCGAGTTGATCTATGCTTCCCAGAAAGAAGTGACCTTGGAGGATGGCACCAAAAGTGGTGTGATGCATGCCTGCGGTCACGATATTCACATGACCAACGTCGTAGGTGCGGCACGCTATATGGCGTCGCATCGAGATCAATGGCACGGCACGCTGATGATCATCGGTCAGCCTGCGGAGGAAAAGGGGGAAGGTGCCAAAGCGATGCTGGCCGACGGTCTATTCGATCGTTTTCAGAAACCTGACTACGCGATCGCATTGCATGTCGATCCGAATTTACCGACAGGAACCGTCGGCTATCGCAGTGGCTACGCCATGGCAAACGTCGATAGCGTCGACATCTTCGTCCAAGGTAAAGGAGGCCATGGAGCTCATCCCGATGCTACCGTCGACCCCATCGTTCAAGCTGCTCAACTGATTCTCGACCTGCAAACCATTGTCAGCCGAGAAGTCATTCCGACAGAGCCGGCCGTGATCACCGTCGGGGCGATCCATGGCGGGACAAAGCACAACGTTATCGGCAACGAATGCCATCTGCAGCTCACCGTGCGAAGCTATGGCGAGAAAGTTCGTCGCCAATTGCTCGAAGCGATTCAGCGAAAAGCGAAAGCGGTTGCGATCAGCTATCGTGCTCCGGAGCCCAAGATATTGATCAGCGAAGGGACGCCAAGCCTCTTCAACGATAAAGAACTCACGTGGCGCATCGTGCGTAATTTCAACCGAACCTTCGGCGACGATAAAGTCGTTCCCGTCGATCCTTCGATGGGTGGCGAAGACTTCAGCCGTTACGGAATCGCAGGCGTTCCCATCTTTATGTACCGCCTCGGTTCGGTCGATGCCAAGCGTTTGGCGCGCTTCGAGCAACTGGGGCAAGAGCCCCCTTCCCTGCACTCGCCGCTGTACTATCCAGACGCGGAAGCGTGCCTGCAAACCGGCGTCACGGCGACGGTAATCGCGCTGCTCGAACTCTTTGAAAAGAAGCCGGAAGCGAAGTAA
- the rdgB gene encoding RdgB/HAM1 family non-canonical purine NTP pyrophosphatase produces MTAKRQMVLGTYNQKKRSELQKLLTPLDIELKTLQEFPNAIEVVEDGTSFAENAAKKATQQAQTLGEWVLAEDSGLCVDALKGAPGIYSARFSGEDATDEKNNDLLLEKLEGVPAEKRGAHYVCHIVLSDPQGVVVLQTEDKCHGRITTQRRGSGGFGYDPLFEIREYHHTFGEMGPAVKSLISHRAKATRSFVSKLKAMLSENEALLSQEIK; encoded by the coding sequence ATGACCGCGAAACGCCAGATGGTGCTCGGCACCTACAACCAGAAGAAGCGTAGCGAACTACAGAAATTATTGACCCCGCTGGATATCGAACTGAAGACGCTTCAAGAGTTTCCCAATGCCATCGAGGTGGTCGAAGATGGGACTTCATTTGCGGAAAACGCCGCCAAGAAAGCAACTCAACAGGCGCAAACGCTCGGCGAATGGGTGCTTGCCGAGGATAGCGGTCTATGTGTCGACGCACTAAAGGGCGCACCGGGGATCTACTCGGCTCGGTTCTCCGGCGAGGACGCCACGGACGAAAAGAACAACGATCTACTGCTTGAGAAACTAGAAGGAGTTCCCGCCGAAAAACGTGGGGCTCATTACGTTTGCCATATCGTTTTGTCCGATCCGCAGGGAGTCGTCGTCCTGCAGACCGAAGACAAGTGCCACGGTCGAATTACCACCCAACGGCGTGGATCTGGTGGCTTCGGCTATGACCCCCTGTTTGAGATCCGAGAGTATCACCATACCTTCGGCGAGATGGGTCCGGCCGTGAAAAGCTTGATCAGCCATCGAGCAAAAGCAACGCGCAGCTTCGTCTCGAAACTGAAAGCCATGCTTAGCGAAAACGAGGCTCTTCTGTCCCAAGAAATAAAATAA
- a CDS encoding chemotaxis protein, which yields MTAQNGKLGINTGILLEAGTNEAEILVFEVAGQTFGVNVAKVKEVLGVTKVTGLPEGHPSIEGVVRIRQDVVTLIHLGHFLYGDIPEAVSREGDCLLLLEFNQRPLAFRVSRVHRIYRVSWKATRPLPVTAGMNAPITSVVLIDGKLVQILDFESIGAEVAGITDESTTEASVTRIDAPDIPVVFAEDSRMISEMIRDHLQDAGFTNIHGFVDGQAAWDYLESLSEDESGETIRNKVGILITDVEMPRMDGFSLAKNVRMHPVLSQIPVIIFSSLVSKDNQKKGAQVGVDVQVSKPRYGELLEKTRQLVGLSEMVEA from the coding sequence ATGACGGCACAAAACGGGAAACTGGGTATCAACACTGGAATTCTCCTCGAAGCGGGTACCAACGAGGCAGAAATCTTGGTGTTTGAAGTCGCGGGACAAACCTTTGGCGTGAACGTTGCCAAAGTGAAAGAAGTCCTTGGTGTCACCAAAGTGACAGGCTTGCCAGAAGGCCATCCTTCCATCGAAGGGGTCGTTCGTATTCGCCAAGATGTTGTCACGCTGATTCACCTGGGACATTTCTTGTATGGAGACATCCCCGAAGCGGTTTCGCGCGAAGGTGATTGTCTTTTGCTGCTGGAGTTCAATCAGCGTCCTCTCGCATTCCGTGTCAGCCGCGTACATCGAATTTATCGCGTCAGTTGGAAAGCGACACGCCCTCTGCCGGTTACCGCCGGCATGAACGCACCGATCACCAGCGTCGTGTTGATCGACGGAAAGCTTGTTCAGATTCTCGATTTTGAATCGATTGGTGCCGAAGTGGCAGGCATCACGGACGAATCGACCACCGAAGCGAGCGTCACCCGTATCGATGCCCCGGATATTCCCGTCGTGTTCGCCGAAGACTCGCGGATGATTTCGGAGATGATTCGAGATCACCTGCAAGATGCCGGCTTCACGAATATCCATGGCTTTGTCGACGGACAAGCAGCTTGGGATTACCTGGAATCGCTCTCCGAAGATGAATCAGGCGAGACGATCCGCAACAAAGTGGGCATTTTGATTACCGATGTCGAGATGCCACGTATGGATGGGTTCAGCCTGGCAAAGAACGTACGAATGCACCCAGTACTTAGCCAGATTCCGGTCATCATCTTTTCGTCGCTGGTCTCGAAAGATAATCAAAAGAAAGGGGCCCAAGTTGGTGTCGACGTTCAAGTCTCTAAGCCTCGCTACGGCGAGCTGCTGGAGAAGACGCGTCAGCTTGTAGGACTTTCCGAGATGGTAGAAGCCTAA
- the mtaB gene encoding tRNA (N(6)-L-threonylcarbamoyladenosine(37)-C(2))-methylthiotransferase MtaB — MSDLKLKTLTLGCKVNQYETELVREGLARGGYRDAETTESADVCVVNTCTVTNEGDSKSRQAIRRLAKDNPNSRIVVMGCYATRAPEELKQLPNVSEVVTDKREIPDLLGRMGVIDIPDGISRFGDRHRAYVKVQDGCLLRCSFCIIPYVRPEMYSRPSQEIVDEVARLASNGFREIVLTGIHLGHYGVDLNKGKPKADWVRLAQLMEQLSQIDADFRIRLSSIEATEVTKELISVMAQYPDKICPHLHISMQSGSDSVLRRMKRRWGSQRFIDRCKLLQDSIDKPSISTDIIVGFPGETEEEFQETCRVSETVGFSKIHIFPFSPRKGTPAAEMPDQIPGDVKSDRRARLAAVEDQTREAYYRSLVGDTLDVLIEAEDRHDPNYATGTSCRYAQVMVDRSQVEIGQRYQVKIDRAESQRVFGTLV; from the coding sequence ATGAGCGATCTCAAGCTGAAGACCCTCACCCTGGGGTGCAAGGTCAATCAATACGAAACCGAACTGGTCCGCGAAGGACTTGCGCGCGGCGGTTATCGAGATGCGGAGACCACCGAATCGGCCGACGTTTGCGTGGTGAATACGTGCACGGTGACCAATGAAGGGGACTCGAAAAGTCGCCAAGCCATTCGCCGCCTAGCCAAAGATAACCCCAACTCACGCATTGTCGTGATGGGCTGTTATGCGACTCGGGCCCCGGAAGAACTGAAGCAGCTTCCCAACGTGTCCGAGGTGGTCACCGATAAGCGGGAAATTCCTGATCTGCTGGGTCGCATGGGCGTCATCGACATTCCAGACGGCATTTCCAGGTTTGGTGATCGGCATCGGGCTTACGTCAAAGTACAAGATGGTTGTCTGCTGCGATGCAGTTTCTGCATCATCCCTTACGTTCGCCCAGAAATGTATAGCCGACCGTCGCAAGAGATTGTGGACGAAGTGGCTCGCCTGGCGTCGAACGGTTTCCGCGAGATCGTGCTCACAGGAATTCACCTGGGACACTACGGTGTCGATCTCAACAAAGGAAAGCCGAAAGCTGATTGGGTTCGTCTGGCCCAGCTGATGGAGCAGCTTTCGCAGATTGATGCTGATTTCCGCATTCGACTTTCCAGCATCGAAGCAACCGAAGTCACCAAGGAACTGATTTCGGTGATGGCCCAGTATCCCGACAAAATCTGTCCCCACCTGCACATCTCGATGCAAAGCGGTTCCGATTCCGTTTTGCGTCGAATGAAACGCCGCTGGGGAAGCCAGCGATTTATCGATCGCTGCAAACTGCTGCAAGACTCCATCGACAAGCCTTCGATTTCCACTGACATCATCGTCGGTTTCCCTGGCGAGACCGAAGAAGAGTTTCAAGAGACCTGTCGTGTTTCGGAAACGGTTGGTTTCTCGAAGATTCATATCTTCCCGTTCAGCCCTCGCAAAGGAACGCCTGCGGCTGAGATGCCTGACCAGATACCTGGCGATGTGAAGTCTGACCGACGTGCTCGGTTGGCGGCAGTCGAAGATCAAACGCGTGAGGCGTACTACCGTAGCTTGGTCGGCGACACGCTCGATGTCTTGATTGAAGCGGAAGATCGTCACGATCCGAATTACGCAACGGGAACCTCCTGCCGTTACGCTCAAGTAATGGTCGATCGCTCCCAGGTCGAAATTGGCCAGCGTTATCAGGTTAAGATCGACCGGGCAGAATCGCAGCGGGTTTTCGGTACGCTCGTATAA
- a CDS encoding ATP-dependent Clp protease adaptor ClpS, which yields MVTTKPAPKKKQKPKRQPRYHVVLWNDDDHTYEYVILMMHELFGHAVEKGFEIAKTVDSDGRAICLTTTKEHAELKRDQIHAYGKDDLIARCRGSMSSTIEPEC from the coding sequence GTGGTTACGACCAAGCCGGCACCTAAGAAGAAGCAAAAACCAAAGCGTCAGCCTCGTTACCACGTCGTGTTGTGGAACGATGACGACCACACGTACGAGTACGTCATCTTGATGATGCACGAACTGTTCGGGCACGCCGTGGAAAAGGGGTTCGAGATCGCCAAGACGGTCGACTCGGACGGCCGAGCCATCTGTTTAACCACCACGAAAGAGCACGCCGAACTGAAACGCGATCAGATTCACGCGTACGGTAAGGACGATTTGATCGCTCGTTGCCGTGGCTCGATGTCTTCCACGATCGAGCCTGAGTGTTAA
- a CDS encoding dipeptidase, whose product MPDLKTFLDENSEAFVESLKELLRIPSVSTDSRHKDDVKAASEWVASRFRELNFETKVIPTEGHPIVYAESPPVPGKPVALVYGHYDVQPPDPLNLWTTPPFEPTLRDGNIVARGATDDKGQMLTHVLGALAWMKTAGELPIQVKFLIEGEEEIGSANLGPFIEQNKKLLANDVVVISDSSQFAPGQPAITYGLKGIAYFELKLTGPNRDLHSGSFGGSVRNPANALCSMLNTLIDEHGWIHIPGFYDDVRPMTGDERGNFAELPFDEEKFKEQLGIDAVHGEEGYTTLERRWARPTLDINGLTSGYQGEGAKTVLPGEASAKFSCRLVPDQCPQKIGKALREHLEKICPSGIKMELIEYHGAPGFVVATDSPYIQAASAAIEQGFGNAPVLIREGGSIPIVAQFADQLKSDVLLLGWGLDDDNTHSPNEKFNLADFQRGIAASAQLWAEIAKIEK is encoded by the coding sequence ATGCCGGATCTGAAAACTTTTCTAGACGAGAACAGCGAAGCCTTTGTCGAATCGCTCAAAGAGCTGCTCCGTATTCCCAGCGTCAGTACCGATAGTCGACATAAAGATGACGTTAAGGCCGCTTCCGAGTGGGTCGCCAGCCGCTTTCGCGAGTTGAACTTCGAGACCAAGGTGATCCCTACCGAGGGGCATCCGATTGTTTATGCCGAGAGCCCACCGGTGCCAGGCAAACCGGTAGCCCTCGTCTATGGGCATTATGACGTCCAACCGCCAGATCCGCTGAACTTGTGGACTACCCCTCCGTTTGAGCCGACCCTGCGAGACGGCAACATCGTGGCTCGCGGTGCGACCGACGACAAAGGCCAGATGCTGACTCATGTTTTGGGAGCATTGGCTTGGATGAAGACTGCCGGCGAGTTGCCAATTCAGGTCAAATTCCTCATCGAAGGGGAAGAGGAAATCGGCAGCGCGAATCTCGGCCCCTTTATCGAACAAAACAAAAAACTGCTGGCCAACGATGTCGTCGTGATCAGCGACAGCAGCCAATTCGCCCCCGGCCAACCGGCGATTACCTACGGTTTGAAGGGGATCGCCTACTTCGAGCTGAAGCTGACCGGCCCGAACCGTGATTTGCACAGTGGTTCGTTCGGCGGCAGTGTTCGTAACCCGGCCAATGCTTTGTGCAGCATGCTCAACACGTTGATCGACGAGCATGGCTGGATTCATATCCCTGGCTTTTATGACGATGTCAGACCGATGACAGGGGACGAGCGAGGAAACTTTGCCGAACTTCCGTTCGATGAAGAGAAATTCAAAGAACAATTGGGCATCGACGCTGTCCATGGTGAAGAAGGCTACACGACGCTCGAACGTCGGTGGGCTCGACCAACGTTGGATATCAATGGGCTGACAAGCGGTTACCAGGGAGAGGGCGCGAAGACTGTCTTGCCGGGCGAAGCATCTGCCAAGTTCAGTTGCCGTTTGGTGCCGGATCAATGTCCTCAGAAGATCGGCAAGGCACTTCGCGAGCATCTCGAGAAGATCTGCCCCTCCGGCATCAAGATGGAATTGATTGAATACCATGGCGCACCTGGCTTCGTGGTTGCGACCGACAGCCCTTATATCCAAGCAGCAAGTGCCGCCATTGAACAAGGCTTCGGCAACGCCCCTGTTTTGATTCGTGAAGGGGGCTCGATTCCAATCGTTGCCCAATTTGCGGATCAATTGAAGTCGGATGTTCTGCTGTTGGGCTGGGGACTGGATGACGATAACACCCACAGCCCGAACGAGAAATTCAACCTGGCCGACTTCCAACGTGGTATTGCCGCAAGTGCCCAACTGTGGGCGGAAATCGCCAAGATCGAAAAGTAG
- the serS gene encoding serine--tRNA ligase, whose amino-acid sequence MLDRKFVVENVELVKKNCVDRGVQADVDSIVSLETARKAKQQEAEEFNRQANEINKSIGKASPDERPGIIAEGKRLRQLKDDASSEVDKLEEQIVEILRVIPNLSHPDAPIGEDDKSNLEIQRGATEPRSFDFPVLDHVELGEKLDLIDFEAGAQVAGAGFYYLKNEAVLLELALQQYVLGLLVKEGFVPTITPDMARTEILHGVGFIPRGPETQIYSIENTDLNLVATAEITLGGMYAGKTLEAESMPQLFCGISHCYRTEAGAAGRASRGLYRVHQFTKVEMFAFTLPEDSEATLNKFRDLECRIFDGLKIPYRVVDTATGDLGGPAYRKFDLEAWMPGRGDAGEWGEVTSTSNCTDYQARRLNIRYKVKGEKGTHFAHTLNGTAIALSRGLIAVMENYQQADGSIEVPEVLRPYMGIDKIGPR is encoded by the coding sequence ATGCTCGACCGGAAGTTTGTTGTCGAAAACGTCGAACTCGTTAAGAAAAACTGCGTAGATCGCGGGGTTCAAGCAGACGTCGATTCCATCGTATCGCTGGAAACGGCTCGCAAAGCCAAGCAGCAGGAAGCGGAAGAGTTCAACCGACAAGCCAACGAAATCAACAAGAGCATCGGAAAAGCTTCGCCAGATGAACGCCCTGGGATCATTGCCGAGGGAAAACGTCTTCGCCAACTGAAGGACGACGCTTCGAGCGAAGTCGACAAGTTGGAAGAGCAGATCGTTGAAATCCTTCGGGTAATTCCTAACCTATCGCACCCTGACGCTCCGATTGGCGAGGACGATAAGAGCAATCTGGAAATTCAACGTGGCGCGACCGAGCCACGCTCGTTCGACTTCCCTGTTCTTGATCATGTCGAATTGGGTGAAAAGCTCGATTTGATCGACTTCGAAGCAGGGGCCCAAGTCGCCGGGGCTGGCTTCTATTATTTGAAGAACGAAGCGGTCCTCTTGGAACTCGCGCTGCAGCAGTACGTTCTTGGCCTGCTGGTGAAGGAAGGGTTCGTGCCCACGATCACTCCTGACATGGCACGTACCGAAATCTTGCATGGGGTTGGCTTCATTCCGCGTGGCCCTGAAACGCAGATCTACAGCATCGAAAACACCGACTTGAACCTGGTCGCGACGGCCGAGATCACCTTGGGCGGTATGTATGCCGGCAAGACGCTCGAAGCGGAAAGCATGCCGCAGTTGTTTTGCGGGATCAGTCACTGTTACCGCACCGAAGCAGGCGCCGCTGGACGAGCGTCGCGAGGTCTTTACCGCGTGCATCAGTTCACCAAGGTAGAAATGTTCGCGTTCACGCTGCCGGAAGATAGCGAAGCAACGCTCAACAAGTTCCGCGACTTAGAATGCAGGATCTTCGATGGCTTGAAGATCCCGTACCGCGTGGTCGATACGGCGACCGGCGATCTGGGCGGGCCTGCTTATCGCAAGTTCGACCTCGAAGCTTGGATGCCAGGCCGCGGCGATGCCGGTGAATGGGGCGAGGTGACCAGTACTTCGAACTGCACCGACTATCAGGCACGCCGTTTGAACATCCGCTACAAAGTGAAGGGAGAGAAGGGAACCCACTTCGCCCATACGTTGAACGGCACCGCGATCGCGCTGAGCCGCGGTTTGATCGCCGTGATGGAAAACTACCAGCAAGCCGACGGAAGTATTGAAGTCCCCGAAGTCTTGCGGCCCTACATGGGAATCGACAAGATCGGCCCGCGTTAA
- a CDS encoding DUF1559 domain-containing protein produces the protein MLRFRSQKKGFTLVELLVVIAIIGVLIALLLPAVQQAREAARRMQCTNNLKQWTLATHMHIDTYSDWFPLGGMNGTDNPTKVQNGNSYHRITWAVQLWPFIEQSNLYDQYDLNKPFYQSPNIETLRVPVDGYYCPSDKVGATQDKSDQYWRVMGNYVGNMGNAHLHHTSADAAAWKGSPFRIRHVSRLSEVTDGTSNTACFSEILIASPDALDDTRGDMLNNEGSPGFMSLLTPNSSSPDLCRQCKASTMDPTSADFRRMPCSTVGQNHESYIAARSNHPGGVMVSMCDGSVRFVSETVNQSVWEGLLSTFGGEVVETP, from the coding sequence ATGCTTCGTTTCCGTTCCCAGAAAAAGGGGTTCACGCTTGTTGAACTTCTCGTGGTAATTGCCATTATCGGCGTTCTGATCGCGTTGTTGCTGCCAGCCGTTCAACAGGCGCGTGAAGCAGCTCGACGAATGCAGTGCACCAACAACCTGAAACAGTGGACGCTGGCCACGCATATGCACATCGATACCTACAGCGATTGGTTCCCGCTGGGTGGCATGAACGGTACCGACAACCCCACCAAAGTTCAAAACGGTAATTCGTATCACCGTATTACTTGGGCCGTTCAGCTTTGGCCATTCATTGAACAATCGAACTTGTACGATCAGTACGATTTAAACAAGCCGTTCTACCAATCGCCGAACATCGAAACGCTTCGTGTCCCTGTCGATGGATACTACTGCCCTTCCGATAAAGTGGGAGCAACCCAAGACAAGAGCGATCAGTACTGGCGCGTCATGGGGAATTATGTCGGCAACATGGGAAATGCACATTTGCACCATACCAGTGCAGACGCTGCGGCCTGGAAAGGCTCGCCATTCCGTATCCGCCACGTCTCGCGTTTAAGCGAAGTGACCGACGGGACATCCAACACGGCTTGTTTCTCTGAAATCTTGATTGCCTCGCCGGATGCGTTGGACGACACGCGTGGGGATATGCTGAACAACGAAGGCAGCCCTGGCTTCATGTCGCTGCTAACGCCCAACTCTTCGAGCCCCGACCTTTGCCGTCAGTGCAAAGCGTCCACGATGGATCCAACTTCGGCCGACTTCCGCCGCATGCCATGCTCGACGGTCGGTCAAAACCACGAATCGTACATCGCCGCACGAAGCAATCACCCAGGCGGCGTGATGGTCAGCATGTGTGACGGTTCGGTCCGCTTCGTTTCGGAAACGGTCAACCAATCGGTCTGGGAAGGCTTGCTGTCGACGTTTGGCGGCGAAGTGGTCGAAACTCCTTAG
- a CDS encoding phosphoglucosamine mutase, with product MSLSPETISRYVAAFVEQLPEGSILLSRDGRPSGWAIGDIVKGTINLLGRDVIDVGIAATPSVGILLRENRCTGGIQISASHNPPEYNGIKLMGADGRVISAEKGAQVKDAYQSQPITWAPWDEIGSSTPCQDTTSAHIEKVFATISPEPIAKKKFKVLLDSNGGSGSIVGVKLLEQLGCEVELIGGDPNGHFLHPAEPTETNLKSISELVAGGKFDVAFCQDPDADRLAVIDEKGRYIGEEYTVALCLQNVLAKRKGNVVINGATSRMNEEVAKSFKCSMFRSAVGEANVTQEMMLRDAVFGGEGNGGPIDPQVGYIRDSFVGMANILELMTKKKKPISKLADALPRYEIVKHKVEMSPEELAAGFDRLKHHYADADLNEEDGLRFTWKDRWLIARASNTEPIIRVIAESKSFDESEDMCIAATRTLRGI from the coding sequence TTGAGCCTTTCGCCGGAGACGATCAGCCGATATGTCGCGGCATTTGTCGAACAACTGCCTGAGGGAAGCATCTTGCTATCCCGCGACGGTCGCCCCAGCGGCTGGGCGATTGGCGACATCGTAAAAGGAACGATCAATCTGCTTGGTCGGGATGTGATTGACGTTGGTATCGCGGCGACCCCCTCAGTGGGTATCTTGCTGCGGGAAAATCGCTGCACTGGCGGTATCCAAATTTCCGCCAGCCACAATCCTCCGGAATATAACGGCATTAAGCTGATGGGAGCCGACGGGCGAGTTATTTCGGCCGAAAAGGGTGCCCAGGTCAAAGATGCCTACCAAAGCCAACCGATCACATGGGCGCCATGGGACGAGATTGGTTCGAGCACTCCTTGCCAAGACACGACGTCCGCCCACATCGAAAAAGTCTTCGCCACGATTTCGCCGGAACCGATTGCGAAGAAGAAATTCAAAGTCTTACTGGACAGCAACGGTGGGTCTGGCAGCATCGTCGGCGTGAAACTGCTTGAACAGTTGGGCTGCGAAGTGGAACTGATCGGCGGCGATCCAAACGGCCATTTTCTTCATCCAGCGGAACCGACCGAAACAAACTTGAAATCGATTTCTGAACTGGTTGCAGGCGGGAAGTTCGACGTCGCATTCTGCCAAGACCCTGATGCCGACCGCTTGGCCGTGATTGACGAAAAAGGGCGTTACATCGGCGAAGAGTACACCGTGGCTTTGTGTCTGCAAAACGTGCTGGCCAAACGAAAAGGAAACGTCGTCATCAATGGTGCCACTAGCCGCATGAACGAAGAGGTGGCCAAATCGTTTAAATGCTCGATGTTCCGTTCGGCAGTGGGTGAAGCGAATGTCACGCAAGAGATGATGCTACGCGACGCGGTCTTCGGCGGCGAAGGCAACGGCGGGCCGATCGACCCCCAAGTCGGCTACATTCGGGACAGCTTCGTCGGTATGGCCAACATTTTGGAACTGATGACCAAAAAGAAAAAGCCCATCAGCAAACTAGCCGATGCCCTGCCCCGCTACGAAATCGTTAAACATAAAGTCGAAATGAGCCCGGAAGAACTGGCCGCAGGGTTCGACCGCCTCAAGCATCACTACGCCGACGCCGATCTGAACGAAGAGGATGGGCTTCGCTTTACCTGGAAAGACCGCTGGCTGATCGCCCGAGCCAGTAACACCGAACCGATCATCCGCGTGATTGCCGAATCGAAGTCGTTCGATGAAAGCGAAGATATGTGCATCGCGGCGACACGAACGCTGCGAGGCATTTAG